The sequence CAATTGGAAAATAACACAGATTTCAACATCCTGAATTTTAATTACCTCTGACTTGCACGAACAAAAGTTTTTACAATCTGTAAACCTGTAATTTTGGTAtccatgtttaaaaaatacaatttctttttaattagtgattatatatttaattataaggtAATAGATATAAAAACTTTACATTCATCTAAGCAAAAAGTTTTCActctaaattaaatttctaatttggaGTGCTGGAAACGGTGATTGTCGTGGCGTTGCATGTAGCGCTGCCGAGTTTTTCTTTATTagccttcgggaccaccgttagatattgcttcagaggagaTTAAATGCCAGTTTTGTGAAACTGCCATTCCTAaccgggacctccaaatgaatgaccgagacgctaccattcgtgccacggaggccggcagcgctgatgttttaagttttaattttttttatgtattcaaagAGTATTTCTGATTTAAACTGTGTTTTCCATTTACATTGAATCACAGTTAATGAACTGCGTTTGATTTTCACATTGTTGACGTTTGtgtatttttcactttaaatatggtgttttgttcttttatgttaatgttattaataaaagttacatcCTGTTTGTCCTAAGGAGaacctcttcttctttctttcctctGGCAACTACCGTtccaatacttcagaggatgatatgtatgagtgtaaatgaagtgtagtcttgtacattctcagttcgaccattcctgagatgtgtggttaattgaaacccaaccaacaaagaacaccggtatccacgatctagtattcaaatccgtgtaaaaatagctggctttactaggatttgaacgctgaaactctcgacttccaaatcagctgatttgggaagacgtgttcaccactagaccaacccggtgggtcgtcCTAAGGAGAACCTATTTCAGCTACAGCGGCCAAGTTTGTTTTTTCAAACAATCACATTGTTTTATTAATGGCCCTGTGTACATAATTGTAttggtttttaaaacaattttctcagTGTGGATGTAATTGCATCATGAATTTGTTGTTTATGTATTGAAATTTGTCTATCTGGATTCTTTAGTATTAATTTGCTTcagataaatagttttattatgagAAGTTTGTCctcataaacatttttgtaaaagggAAACACTGTGTTGCCAGTACACTTTTTGAACCTGACATTTTCTATAGATTTTGAATGTTTCTGTATATATTTCATGGTTGTAATGTTTGTTTCAAAAGTTCATAATTTTGCCTTATTTGAATTGGCAGTAAAGGTTATATTTACCTTTGAATGTGAAAGGCAAGACCTTTTACCTATATAATTGATtaagtagtttattaaaatatacatctaatatatatttaataatttgtctgCTAActtaatgtacatatatttatgtatgctaaatatatatatatatgtatgtatgctaAATTCTCTTTCCCCCTGgcaatttaaattctgtaataagTGGGACATCTTGGTTTTGCAGTTTGAGATAAATAGCTGATAAAACTTAATTACCTACTGTTCTGTTCATTTTGTATGTTGAATGATTGCATTTAAGTACATAATGATTTTTTACTTATTGtcgatggaaaaataaaaaaaaatgcctgCTAAACATGAAAACtccacaaaaatttaattaattctccaCTACCAACCTGTCTACATTTATACAAGCTAAAcgtaaaacgttaaaataatgGAGGTGTTGCAGATGGTCCATTATCAGGTAAACCTTGAACTAGTTACTCTTaactaaaacaaataacttaTTGCAGAAACAGTAGTTAAGAGCTTTAAATATCATCCAGAAATGCTTCTGTTTGGCTGGAAACATCCacaattatttattaaggaattgaagtttaaattttattaattaggatTTCTTAATGCAATTCAGGAAGATAAGTTTGATGgaaggaatttattatttgttgtaaagcAAACACTAATTTTCTAGCTTAGTGATACAATCTGATGAAGCATATTTCAAATTGTGGTAAACTAGAGCACGGTTGTATTTATTAGTCCAATGAAAATTcttgaataataaagaaaattaatgtttggtataTTTCaacaaaagtgtaaaaatatgatTCATATGGGTAAATGTTACAAGAAGTTGTTATTTTTGAGCTATTAAACTCACTATTTTGTTATTGGCCATATCTTTGCCTAGCAGCAAGATTGCCTTCAAATTATGACTGCTTTGATCAACTTTTCCTTAATAAATAGGATTCTGAATAACAATTGAATGGCCATCACATTCACATCAATTTTTCATTCTGGATAATTGACAGTCatgtagtttattaattttgttattcactTGGATAGGTGATGTATTCACAGGTTACTTACTTGTGACAGTTGACAACACTATGAACaacttcttatttatattaaacatgtaatgaaagtttttttattataaactggagGAACTTGTCTTTTAGCAAACTGGTTCATATGCACAACATTGGTGGTTATCCTGATTCGAACACCTGCCactaacaaaattcaaaaatattttttttgcaatgttcTTTCTAAATCACAGTTCTCTTCTTAAGTTTTCATATATGGTATTTATTTACaggaaaacacaaaataatatttgtaggttttacaaaaaatatagtgTACAATAGTATTTAGTGATTatgttttcttttgatttttctcagtactatcaatttttaactttatattatggAATACACaaacgaatttaattttttaatctttagattAAATGATGTTTATgatgattaaataaatgtttagaattatattaattatttttgtttatgtagcaGGTCTTCATATACTATTGTCTCGTTTAAACTTAGTTAAGTTTGATTAGAAACTGTATGAATATGCATTACCAGTTTGAGGGACCTGGATATAAAGCCAATTTACAGCAGCTTTAAAATATACTAACATTCTAAACACATAGAATctctttatttcaaaaaattacatgctAGTAGTTGAAAAAGTTAATTGAGGCACATGCAGAAACATTTAGGTTGAGCTTGAATATcagttataataatgtaaaagtaaacaaCAGTAGTCATTGTAAAAACTACATTAACTGTTTTGCTTATCATAATAAGCAGCCattgtaaaaactatttaaaacaataaacaatgctGTCTAGGAAAATGATATGGTTCAGTACAACAATGATGCTTCAACCCGTATAtaggaaataataaaacttcaagTTTGAAATTGACAACTATTTTGCTGGAAATTAACTTCGTATAGCCCTCAACTTAATTCAAGTGATTACCACCATTTTTTGCATCCTAAAACAACATTCACATCaatctgaaattataaatgaaaaaatgatgttGAAATCACATAACGATTGCCAAAAATGATTATTGAAATCACAGAGAGAAATCTTCTAAGATATAatgtttttactactttttaagcATCTCTGGtcagaaattaattacaaactggCAAACGGagcaggaaaaaatatttaaaaaaattctttctccaTTTTAAACTCATTTATGTACTTATAGAAGAACGTTTGGTCTTCACTGggtgtgaaataaattaattgttctttccaatacatttattttcatatattacataatatctcTTCTTGTAGTATAAGAAGCTATCTTGGTTAACAAAAGTGTGTAGCTGGATTTAAAAAAGGACTATAaactaataacaatatttacttttttcaattttaacaaaacattaaaatttaaagatgttGGTGATAAGCTTGTTAAATATGTAGTCACTTTTTTATAAGATGTTGGTGATAAGCTTGTTAAATATGTAGTCACTTTTTTATAATGTGCTAACATGACTGACTGTGATAAACAAAAGCTACAAACATAAGCTACAATTGGAAAAGGCAAGGTATTTTAAAGATAAGAAACATCTTATTAATTATGGATGACCTGGATTGATTGTTTGCTCTCTAACCTTATTGAATACAATCGACTGCTTGCTTGATGAAACTGTTTTGGAAGCTGAAATCAGTATGAAGTGCCCTTTCTATTACCACAAAGCACCTAGGATTATATATTTGACAGAGGTGGGGTTCCAGAAGTTTTGATTCAAAATCAGAAAGAGGTTTAACAGGGAATTTGCCAAAGGCTCTTAAATAAATCAACACtagagataaaatttgaatattcacGTGCTGAAATTGGCGAGTGGTGTAGGAATAGAAAGCCTTGATCTGTATAAACAAAAATGCATCAACTGGAAAAGTACTCCCAACTGTCATTACTCTTCAGTTTTCATAATTACTGTCACATTGTGGAAGTTGTGAAAGCTGCCTACATACATAAAAGGTGTCGTCAATCAATTAGAGATGTGATTCTCCTTAAtgacaataaaagttttattacttttagcaactggtaattttaaatttaatatggaaAACTCCACAAAAAATGCTTACTTCAAAATTACCATATTCTACACAATTACAGAAATGGCAatacaaaactgtttaaaaaaaaaacagtatttagaTGACagtaattcaaaaactatttttttatttttatgaactggGCAAATAAGTAACACACTATGAGCGTAAGTGTGTGTACAATTCATACACAAATGGAGATAGGAGTGAGAGAACAGGACaaaggaaaacaagaaaaattatatgctcatggatacaattaaaaatgaaaaatcaaaataatatttattgaaattcttcATATAATAAGCCTTTATAAGAAACAAAGAATTAATGACCCTTGATATTGGATCCTTCACACTTGCTAAGTCTCGTAACAATGTAATATGTACTGCAACTGAAaccatttttacaactttttatttgctgttacaaattataattaatataacttgatataatattttaaaattaggtacAGTATGAATAAGGAAGGTatctatttataatacaattataactatttttttagtttaaaaagaagAGTTGTCACAAAACTTATAGTTTTTTAGTAGTAATCTTTTCTGACTtttatataaaggaaatattgtttaacaaaaaggcattttcatacaataaaatctttttacacttactgaagtttatttaaaataaaaaacttttgtgaCATGATAACAATATGTAGCAAgcacaattacaacaaaaaaaagacttTTGAACACATAATTTTAGACACCACAGATTAACCATGCCAGATACAAGTATAAACTCTctcaatcataaaattaatatataatttaataatagttattttaactataacacaaaaaaatatcaaaatataatgcAGCAAAAATGTTAATGATCACTTAAAGTTATCAGatgttaaaaagatttaaagattttttcatataaatgcaGCCCTAGTTACAAAGATCAATTATTTCatagatataaacaaattaatggaaTGTTAAAAGACAGCATTCTCTAAAACTTAAACATCATTACAACTATAGATATATTAGTCAAAATCTTATAAACATTCTTCTTCATcacataattaacaataattatgcTAAAGAAATGTTATTGCTGCAACATTCCAAACACACAATTAATGGTAACATTCATTAACTGGTAACCAAAAAATACAAcactattacaataatttaatgttaaaaagtaaaatcatgttgtatatataaaaaagagagaGACTAAtggtttttggaaaaataatgtaaGCAGAGAAGCAAACCAATAAGAAGGAAGATGGCTTTTATAAAGCACTGAAAGAAGGAAAATATAGAACATAAAATGAGGTATTAAAGTAAGGAATTAAGAGGTGTAAACATGAGAGGAAAGATTtaccataaacaaaaacaataaagataactagaaaaaaaactgatatgaaTTGGATTGAAGGCAAGAaaggaggaaaaagaaagaaggagaaAAAGATGGTATGTTGAgtgatatttgaataaatatcttCTTCATTGTTGGTAACTTCAATGAAAATTATCATTGAAGTTACCAACAATGAAGAAGAATTCACAAGACAGAGAGAACTGGtagaaatatcataaatacataataacttTCTAATAGTAATTAAACTAAGATAAATGgccataaattcattttataaatggcattttttatgccatttataaaatgtaaaaacagtgtGTACAATAGACAAAAAGACCTTcttaatagtataatattctgaataaattacaaCTGCAAATTTTAAGTTcatactacataaaaatatttgcaatataacaattaaatcaaTTAGAATACCTAatcatgattaattattttactgtcttatacaaatttcaaacacactacacaataacaaacaatttgtgtacaaaagaataaatacaaaaaagaatctaaaatgttaaattttaccctgtaaacaaaattcattacaaaaacttcataattttgtCACCTTTATGTTTCATATAACTGAGctgaattgcaaaaaaaattaaataaaagtatttatacctAACACTTAGTACTTCATTCTATTCAATTTACAtactactaaattaaatataatgatgaaaacaataaattaaatcttgataaattttacttaattcaatttcATACCTGAAATTATAACCTGAattgttacaaaaacaaattataccgatattttttcagttataattaatttataaatttacagcctTTCCTATTCGTTTATGTTTATAAGTAACCCAAGGAGTAGTGCCTCTAACATTACTTTCTAATTCATTTGCATAGATATCAGCAGTTAATTCATCCATACCAACTTCTACATCAGCTTTTGCTAACTTCACAGCTTCATCTATCTTTCCTTTAATTTCACCATccattttctaaaaagaaaatttaataataaaaattaaaaataataatacagtaaacaGTAAAACACACAGGTAATACGCAACCTGCATACCATTTTACTTAACCAAAATACACTTACATTAAGATTAAGAAGGAGATGTcacattaactaataattttataaagaaaatcaaaatcttgtagtagaaaaaaaaagaagagaagctTTTTACCTCTCTCTTTGATAAAATCATTCAGTAACTTATCATGAACTGATTAcaattgaaaattcaattttatcagatgattttcaacaattttacacATCTATAAAGTTGTATTCAGCCTCtacaattagaaaattttcttatctttttttagatttactttttaaatacgtGTTATATGTAATAActgttatattacaaatattttacacaatgttATAGGTTTAAGAAATGTTTAACTAAATTTCcagtgatttaaaaataataattattaagtggataaaaaaagaaaaaaacgttttacttatAGGAGcagaaaagaatacaaagatttgatttaaaaaaatgtttagggtCAACTGATGGTAACATGGCAAATAAAAAAGCAcactacattaatataaaatttaaattagcagTATGCAGTTCAACTAAGTTTTGGAAAGAAATATGATGGTGGGCACAAATCTGCAGCCACAAGATTAGCTGAGGAACTTGCCCAGATGCTAATTCAGCTTCTTCCTGAACATGTTATAATTCTCACACTAGGTTAAATATGCCCACTTTAGTACAAAAATGTTTGCTAAACAACTGTTTCATCACATATTAAATTGTTACGGGAGTGGTCTGGAAGTAAACATAATTTTGGTAAGAAAaccaatatttcatttatttttatctagatcTCCTTATACAATAGTACAGAAAACAAAATACCATTATTCTGTATTATATACCTTTAATTCTTCTGCTGATACTAAACCagcattgataattttttctcgGAATGATGTAATGGGATCTCTACTCTGTCTAACTTCTTGGATTTCATCTCTTGTTCTGTATGAAGTACCAGGATCAGACATCGAATGACCACTGTATCTATATGTTGCTGTCTCTAATACCAATGGACCTTTCCCTGCATTAATATAATCAATTGCAAATCGAGATGCTTCTCGAACTGCAAGTACATCCATGCCATCGACCTaccacataaaaattacaataaaaaatataactactacTACATATTGTTAGCACAGATTTCATATACAGAGTGGtgcagtaaatatttaaacaataatcttAGATTTAGAATCACTTCTACCTTATAAAgtagaaatattacaaatagaATTATAGCATTTCAGCTACTTATAATTTTAGAAGTGTACAATTGGTCTAGGTGCTGTAAAAGACATGATTCTGTAGATCCTTAActttcatacaaaattctctaatgatgacttatttaaaaaatcaaattttaataatttagcagGAAGTATCCCTTAATACTGATCAACAGTCAAAGCATGTTGAAAAATATACTAGTTTGCCATTCCATCATATCATATTTAACACAATTTATGATTCAATAATAGAACCATAATGTGAATGTGGCAAAATCTCCAAActaaattatgaatttcaaatACTCTGGAAGCTAGACCTTTTTGAGCAGTATGGGGTGGGCATGATTTTCAGTCAACTGTCTTGGAACCCACCTTGAAAATGTTTTGCACTAATTCACGTTATCATGAATAATTGAATAGACATGAACTAAATACTGACAATACTTGTACTACCAATTTCAGCAATTTCCCAAATTTGTATGCATCTACACTTGTGAATAAGTTCATTAAGCAATTTTGCAAAGCATCAGTTAGAATTTACACCAGTCTTGCCCTAAGATGAAAATCAGTAACATTTGTTCTGCCTGGTTTAAGCTGTTCAatccagttataaaaatttgcatgGTTAATACACTTTTGTTTTAAGATACTTTCTATAATAGGGATGCTAACCTGAATGTCAtacagtttcaatttattttattaaataatttttccactgtTGCCTCTCGTAtctttaattatagaaaacacttgtatttatattttatattgcagataacaattttatgttaattttaaacaaaaatttttatgtatccaAAGGACAGTAAtttttgaacacaaaaaaaaactactatatttatgaaaaagttatattttagtaTGTCTGGCTTTTTTCTCATATTTCCATCTCATTTCctcattaaacatatatatagacAACATATCTCAGgtcatcataatatttaaattgaaaatcttaACAGCAAATTCTGATCAGATTTAAATAGTCATCTTAACATAACTTACCCAAATACCAGGTATATAATCTCCACGTGAGTAGTAATTTGTACTGGCAGATGCTCTTTCAGAACTGGTACCCATTCCATAaccattattttcacaaacaaaTATTACAGGAACATCCCATAACTTTGCCATATTATAGACTTCAAATACCTGACCTTGATTAGCTGCTCCATCACCATATAAAGCGAAACATACTCCatcagaattattatatttataagcaaATGCAACTCCAACACCTAAAGGAACCtgtaacaaaataacataaatacacacacaGCCACATTTTAAAAGGCTAATTAATAACACAGAAAGCTGATATTATTTGAAGGAGCTTTTCATtcaattaatacagtataaaccacagtgagtattttttaaaaatacattattatttattattatcttaaaaattaaattaaagtagtttaatttttcaaacgtctaaatttattgtactaaaaaaaaaaaatagctacaaataacaaataatttccagtaaatgtttgaaaattctacCGCTGAATCTATGCACTTTTTAACTCATGTTTTCAACAAACATTGTAAGGAAATTATCTGTTGCACACCTAACGATTCTACTTTTTGCTTTTATACCTCGCATTTCATCTATCCCCATAAATAGAGTAATTAAAGGAATAAGGTCCAGTAATTtaggtggccaatttaccggCCCTCTATATCCAATCCATTCATCAGTAAATTATTCATCTAAGAATTAATTGCCTTGCTTCATTTGTGAAATGTGTTTGTGTTCCATCAAGTTAatagtacatttcaattaattttgccaatgagaaattttcaagtactgtaagaaattcattgtttaaaaattccacattataaaattaaagggccaattaattaatttatttttaatttttacaaattcataacatttttctgttaagttttggatttaataaaagttgatttttttgtttttcatagactttacatcaattgtttaaattaaattttctacaagtatatttataaaaaacttatgcacttatttgtcatttaacaaagttattgtacaggATGACTTCGGGAAACAGATggtttttaaatgagaagtacaaagttaatttacaaaataatattattttattattacatgttcaactttattaataaagtggacagttacacaattgaatTCTGGTatacaccacattgcatcacatttttttgtggtgtccatatcagcattttatattagattatatattaattttgtttcacgtcgctcaagtagttatgtgttGTAAGTGAGAACATGCCAGATccataaccatggacacatcggttcgcatccaacttcatatacatatattttttttaaatttaaatatattgatttattaataattattaacctctgtaaaaaatttgaactaaatgaaaagtacagaaaattttatttcaccagtaACTTatgagtttttcatttttttaatagttattattgaattattatttactgttaatatcGTTTTACAacaagagtttaataattattaataaatcaatatacttaaattaaaaaaaaatatgtgtatatgaagtgggatttgaatcgatgtgccttctccttgtaagttgcaaatatatcaattaaaatttcatttggctataactctggaacgaatgaaaataagtaccacttatcattggaaagctctcaatgagggcttattactgcagttaagaaaaagtccaaattctttttggatttttggcttagttggacactttttgtccagtcaaTTGctatcaaaaggagaggtgcacaactagatgttacaacagtcctaaatctaaaatttcaacattctacggctaatcgttttttgagctaatgcgagatacatatgtacatacagatattatgctaaaactagtcaaaatggattcaggaatgatcaaaatgaatattaatgttgaaatctgaaaattgaaatttttcgggatcacaattcttatttttatttcgtacaaggaagtaaacagtGCCTTGTCAATAACACCAACAGTCACAGAATACAGTTCAGAGTGGAGaacttaaatgattaattaattgaaacattaaaaggaaagaaataagGCTTGCAGCTGGATAAAgccactaataataataatgatgatgctTACCTGATTTTCTATGTATCGTTTATAGATGGAAATAACACTATAGAAGACTTCTCTTCTGTAAAAGTATCACTGCCAGTATAAAGGCTTAAGATTTGTTCAAGATCcttaatacttttatttccaAAAACAATTTGGAGTGGACTAACTGTGTTGATGTCTGTACGGATGGTGTTTATTCTATATGGGGCTTAATTCAAACCAAAGTTCCTGAAGCACCTTAATTAAACACATTGCTTTACTCACAGGAAAGCACTTGTGTCAAAATAGAGTTCTACATTGAACCAGGTCTTAGAATAAGTAGTGAATTTTGTAACTTTATATTGAAggcaagatttttcaaaaaagattatttgcaGATATGGGATCCAAACACATGACTTTGTTGTATTACAACACTTAAAGATAGCTTTCTCATGGTACTGTATTATCTCATATGTTTGAACTGTgacaagaaatttatatttctcttaaagaggaggattttatatttttcttgtgaaTGAGAATTTTTTGGTAAACTAGCATATTTATGACAATTGTAAAAAACAGAGTCTATTCCTGTAGAAAAACAATGCACCTTTAAAAGCcgtttgagaaaataaaaagtttttatataaaaaaaaaatactgctatgaaaaaaaaattaatgatggagGCAAGGAATATTTCCCCTACTGCAACAATTTTTAATCTCCAACGGAGTTTCTCTTGAGGAATGAAATCCATTTCTGAAGAACACTTATGACAGCTTATCACCTGCTTTgaggaaatattttcaaattgatattCTTTGATGGATAAATTTGTATGGattcaagatttatttaatatcattgctCCATCTGAATTTATTAGTGTAGAAGAATAAAATCTGATCAAGTTGTCTTATGACAatactttgaaaacaaaaatttagcaacataaaattaaatgactcTGAATGTCACTAAATGATGAACATCCTAACTGGTAATGCTCAGAGAATTTCAATTCATTTGCAACTTATTTTTGTGAAGCTGGGTTTTCAGCAGTTGGTATGATAAATCTATTATCATGTGAAAATAAATTGGAACAGGAAATGAGGGCGGCTGCAtccagttttattttgaaaaattagtggTAATAAATACGTTCATCCAAcccactaattattataattatttgaatttgttaattacatttcCTTCTGacctaaaatggttttttatctaATCCTTGCAAAACAATTATTGGCTTTTTCACAAATGTACTTGTTAGAATTTGATGTAGGTACCTTGGAAAAATCTGGATTTAGCAACGATGCCGAGAATCAAAAAAGTTTTGAGTACCACCACTGATACAGAATTCTAGATGTTACTGGAAATGTCAGTGCCATTTAAAATGGTACTTTGTCATATTGAAAAAACTGTTAGATGTCCAAGCTCAacgtaaatgttaaaatttttactttaaagattaggattaaatttcaaacattatttttctccATCTTTCTTATGAGACAGAActttacacaataaatatttaaaatcaaaattagataaatagtaaataattttatctttatttgattatttggcTAAATACTTGTTTTAAAACAGTGCTTAATATCTGCTCATATACAGTAACTGGTTGTATACTATTCTGTTTACTGGATGGTATTATTGTTTTgccattaataattcattacgACCATTAAGAATTACTAAAGTCATTCATTTCAGTTCgctaaaaattacactttattaaCACAAATcaacttaagaaaaatttcactgctgttagtttttttaaaagaaaataataaatattattttgggtATAATATTGTTATGagtgcattatttttattttcaatctccaaccatttttcataaaaacccATTAAATATgaagaacaattaattataaacctACCTGAGCTCCAACAATTCCATTACCACCATAGAAGTGTTTGGAGTACATATGCATAGATCCTCCCTTGCCCCTAGCACAACCTGATTTACGACCTGTGAGTTCGGCCAAAACACAAACAGGTTCTACATTCATTAGATAAGTCAGTCCATGAACTCTGTACGCTGATATAATACTGTCGTAAGGTCTCATTACAGCTTTCATACCAACTGCACATGCctcctacaaataaataaaatcaaaatcaaattgtCATGTCTTTAAAGTCAGAAAAAATgtggaatttgaaaaaattaaaaaccaaattaaatattttttttttgtcttcagtcatttgactggttggatgcagctctccaagattccctgtctagtgccagtcatttcatttcagtataccccctatatcctacatccctaacaatttgtattacatattacaaatgttgtctgcctgcacaatttttcccatctacctgtccctccaatatcaaagcaccTATTCCAGGAGGATGCTTtaaatgtggcctataagtctgtctcttctt comes from Lycorma delicatula isolate Av1 chromosome 3, ASM4794821v1, whole genome shotgun sequence and encodes:
- the LOC142321794 gene encoding pyruvate dehydrogenase E1 component subunit alpha, mitochondrial-like, whose amino-acid sequence is MLNNSLKISARRGGCQRQIFSFFGSSKKKNYATEATFETKPFRLHKLEKGPETKVSVSKDDAITFYKQMQTIRRIETAAGNLYKEKIIRGFCHLYSGQEACAVGMKAVMRPYDSIISAYRVHGLTYLMNVEPVCVLAELTGRKSGCARGKGGSMHMYSKHFYGGNGIVGAQVPLGVGVAFAYKYNNSDGVCFALYGDGAANQGQVFEVYNMAKLWDVPVIFVCENNGYGMGTSSERASASTNYYSRGDYIPGIWVDGMDVLAVREASRFAIDYINAGKGPLVLETATYRYSGHSMSDPGTSYRTRDEIQEVRQSRDPITSFREKIINAGLVSAEELKKMDGEIKGKIDEAVKLAKADVEVGMDELTADIYANELESNVRGTTPWVTYKHKRIGKAVNL